Proteins from one Hyperolius riggenbachi isolate aHypRig1 chromosome 2, aHypRig1.pri, whole genome shotgun sequence genomic window:
- the LOC137544589 gene encoding olfactory receptor 52N2-like produces the protein MLSENLSSFYPNIFILDGLPGFESAHIWLSIPVFIMYVISLLGNSFLLTLIMMEKRLHSPMYYFLSALFLTDMLVSNSIALKMLAIFWLNVKEITFFSCLVQMFFIHSFSSLESGILLVMAYDRYVAICTPLHYMTTLTHTFMVKIAIAFIIRETIIVTPCPVMASRLPYCQTNHISHSYCDHMAVVTLACADITINSAYGLTVVLLVIMFDVSCITASYVLILKTVMKLPSRTAINKAFSTCTSHICVFLIAYTLGLFSFMTYRVGHIAPYVHVIVSIFYLLIPPAINPIIYGVKTKEIRKAAYNLITISIK, from the coding sequence ATGTTGTCTGAAAATCTCTCCAGCTTCTACCCCAATATTTTCATCCTGGATGGTCTCCCGGGATTTGAATCGGCTCATATATGGCTGTCTATCCCCGTCTTCATCATGTACGTGATATCACTTCTTGGAAACAGTTTTCTACTGACTCTGATTATGATGGAAAAACGTCTACACAGCCCTATGTACTATTTCCTCTCTGCTTTATTTCTCACCGACATGTTAGTGTCCAACTCCATtgccctgaaaatgctggccatcTTCTGGCTCAACGTTAAGGAAATCACCTTCTTCTCTTGCCTGGTCCAGATGTTCTTCATCCATTCCTTCAGCTCTCTGGAGTCTGGCATTCTACTGGTCATGGCCTATGATCGATACGTGGCTATCTGCACCCCTCTTCATTACATGACCACGCTGACCCACACCTTCATGGTAAAGATAGCCATCGCTTTTATTATAAGAGAAACCATTATAGTCACACCCTGTCCAGTGATGGCCAGTAGACTTCCATACTGCCAGACTAACCACATCTCTCACTCCTACTGCGACCACATGGCAGTGGTGACATTAGCTTGTGCTGACATCACCATCAACAGTGCCTATGGGCTGACCGTTGTCTTGCTTGTCATCATGTTTGATGTTTCCTGCATCACGGCGTCCTACGTCCTGATTCTGAAGACAGTAATGAAGCTCCCGTCTCGGACTGCTATAAATAAAGCCTTCAGTACGTGTACTTCCCATATCTGTGTCTTCCTTATAGCGTACACCCTGGGCCTTTTCTCTTTTATGACTTACAGGGTCGGTCACATTGCCCCATATGTCCATGTCATCGTATCAATCTTCTACCTGCTCATCCCACCTGCCATAAATCCCATCATCTATGGTGTGAAGACCAAAGAAATCAGGAAAGCAGCTTACAATCTGATAACTATTTCTATAAAATAA